From Bradyrhizobium sp. NDS-1, the proteins below share one genomic window:
- a CDS encoding glutathione S-transferase family protein, which produces MITLYHCDAARSFRPLWMLEEMGLPYELKMLPFPPRVLAKEYLAVNPLGTIPFMIDGETRMTESSGICYYLGIKHGPTPLMVGPEDPAYGAFLNWMYFSDATLTFPQTLVLRYSQLEPEERRNPQVAGDYHKWFLGRLRAVEAATGNAETLCAGRFTAADIVIGYALRLADNIGIAKDFGPNVAAYWARLQQRDGFKRAVAAEQKAGVEQNVAPRARA; this is translated from the coding sequence ATGATCACGCTCTATCATTGCGACGCAGCGCGCTCGTTCCGTCCGCTCTGGATGCTGGAGGAGATGGGGCTGCCATACGAATTGAAGATGCTGCCATTCCCACCACGGGTGCTCGCCAAGGAATACCTTGCGGTCAATCCGCTGGGCACGATTCCATTCATGATCGACGGCGAGACCAGGATGACGGAGTCCTCCGGCATCTGCTACTATCTCGGCATCAAACATGGACCGACGCCGCTGATGGTGGGGCCGGAGGATCCGGCCTATGGCGCCTTCCTGAACTGGATGTACTTCAGCGACGCCACGTTAACCTTCCCGCAAACGCTGGTGCTTCGGTATAGCCAGCTCGAGCCGGAGGAGCGGCGCAACCCGCAAGTCGCCGGCGATTACCATAAATGGTTCCTGGGTCGGCTGCGCGCCGTCGAGGCAGCGACCGGCAATGCCGAAACCTTGTGCGCGGGCCGCTTCACCGCCGCTGACATCGTCATCGGTTACGCGCTTCGCCTGGCCGACAATATCGGCATCGCCAAGGATTTCGGGCCAAATGTCGCAGCCTATTGGGCGCGCCTGCAGCAGCGCGACGGATTCAAGCGCGCGGTTGCTGCGGAGCAAAAGGCCGGTGTCGAGCAGAATGTTGCGCCAAGGGCGAGGGCGTGA
- a CDS encoding acyl-CoA dehydrogenase family protein has protein sequence MLFTADHDDIRRSLQKFIANEINPHVDEWEKADIFPAHELFKKMGSLGFLGLNKPAEFGGSGLDYSYALMMAEELGAITCGGVPMAIGVQTDMATPALARFGSDEVRREFLAPSISGEFVACIGVSEPGAGSDVASIKTQARSDGDDYVIDGGKMWITNGTQADWICLLANTGDGPVHRNKSLICVPMKSKGITVARKLDKMGMRSSDTAQIFFDNVRVPKRNRIGEEGKGFTYQMIQFQEERLWGAAACLKAHEYIIDQTIEYTRNRKAFGQSILDNQVVHFKMAEMQTEVELLRALIYRAGEALVAGEDVTRLATMAKLKAGRLGRELTDACLQYWGGMGFTNETPVSRAYRDSRLTSIGGGADEVMLMVLCKMMGTLPGSKGNA, from the coding sequence ATGCTATTCACTGCCGACCACGACGACATCCGCCGTTCCCTGCAGAAATTCATCGCAAATGAGATCAACCCCCATGTCGATGAATGGGAGAAGGCCGACATCTTCCCGGCGCACGAGCTGTTCAAGAAGATGGGTAGCCTCGGCTTTCTCGGGCTGAACAAGCCGGCCGAATTCGGTGGCTCCGGTCTCGATTATTCCTACGCGCTGATGATGGCGGAGGAGCTAGGTGCCATCACCTGCGGTGGCGTGCCGATGGCGATCGGGGTGCAGACCGACATGGCAACACCGGCGCTGGCGCGGTTCGGCTCGGACGAGGTGCGCCGCGAATTCCTGGCGCCCTCGATCTCGGGCGAGTTTGTCGCCTGCATCGGCGTCTCCGAGCCGGGTGCCGGCTCCGACGTCGCCTCGATCAAGACTCAGGCGCGCTCCGACGGCGACGATTACGTCATCGACGGCGGCAAGATGTGGATCACCAACGGCACCCAGGCCGACTGGATCTGCCTGCTCGCCAACACCGGCGATGGGCCCGTTCACCGCAACAAGTCGCTGATCTGCGTGCCCATGAAGAGCAAGGGCATCACCGTCGCCCGCAAGCTCGACAAGATGGGCATGCGCTCTTCGGACACCGCGCAGATCTTCTTCGACAATGTCCGCGTGCCCAAGCGCAACCGGATCGGGGAGGAGGGCAAGGGCTTTACCTATCAGATGATCCAGTTCCAGGAGGAGCGGCTCTGGGGCGCGGCGGCCTGCCTGAAGGCGCATGAATACATCATCGACCAGACCATCGAATACACCCGTAACCGCAAGGCCTTTGGCCAGAGCATCCTCGACAACCAGGTCGTGCACTTCAAGATGGCGGAGATGCAGACCGAGGTCGAGCTGTTGCGTGCGCTGATCTATCGTGCCGGTGAGGCGCTGGTGGCAGGGGAGGACGTGACCAGGCTTGCGACCATGGCCAAGCTGAAGGCCGGCCGGCTTGGCCGCGAGCTCACCGACGCCTGCTTGCAATATTGGGGTGGAATGGGCTTTACCAACGAGACACCGGTCAGCCGCGCCTATCGCGACAGCCGCCTGACCTCGATCGGCGGCGGCGCCGACGAGGTCATGCTGATGGTCCTGTGCAAGATGATGGGGACGCTCCCCGGCAGTAAAGGGAATGCCTGA
- a CDS encoding acyl-CoA dehydrogenase family protein, whose translation MKSPFYTAEHDAFREMMRRFVEKEIAPFAHEWDEAGEFPRPLYRKAAEIGLLGLGFPEEYGGVAADQFMKIVASQELARAGAGGISASLMSHTIGSPPIARAASPEVRARVLPQVLAGEKISALAITEPGGGSDVANLSTSARRDGDHYVVSGEKTFITSGMRADYLTVAVRTGGEGAGGVSLLLIEGDTPGLSRTKLKKMGWWASDTATLHFDECRVPAENLIGEEGQGFKIIMQNFNSERMGMAASCTAFARVCLDEAVAYARERKTFGKPLAQHQVIRHKIVDMAQKVAASQAMLEVLAWRLEQGESPVAEICMMKNQATQTMAFCASEAVQIFGGAGFMRGIKAERIYREVKVNAIGGGTEEIMKDLASRQMGL comes from the coding sequence ATGAAGAGCCCGTTCTATACCGCCGAGCATGATGCCTTCCGCGAAATGATGCGCCGCTTCGTCGAAAAAGAGATCGCCCCGTTCGCGCATGAATGGGACGAGGCCGGTGAATTTCCGCGCCCGCTCTATCGCAAGGCGGCCGAGATCGGCCTGTTGGGACTGGGATTTCCTGAAGAATATGGCGGAGTCGCCGCCGATCAGTTCATGAAGATCGTGGCCAGTCAGGAGCTGGCGCGAGCCGGCGCGGGCGGCATAAGCGCGAGCTTGATGAGCCACACCATCGGTTCGCCGCCCATCGCGCGCGCTGCCAGCCCTGAGGTCAGGGCACGGGTGCTGCCGCAAGTGCTCGCAGGCGAGAAAATCTCCGCGCTCGCGATCACCGAGCCGGGCGGCGGCTCCGATGTCGCGAACCTCAGCACAAGCGCGCGACGCGACGGTGATCACTACGTCGTGAGCGGAGAGAAGACCTTCATCACCTCAGGAATGCGCGCCGACTATCTGACCGTTGCGGTGCGTACGGGCGGCGAGGGGGCCGGCGGCGTCAGCCTGCTCCTGATCGAAGGCGACACGCCCGGCCTGTCGCGGACCAAGCTGAAGAAGATGGGCTGGTGGGCCTCCGACACCGCGACCCTGCATTTCGACGAGTGTCGCGTGCCGGCCGAGAATCTGATCGGCGAGGAAGGTCAGGGCTTCAAGATCATCATGCAGAATTTCAACAGCGAGCGCATGGGCATGGCGGCAAGCTGCACCGCGTTCGCCCGGGTCTGTCTCGACGAGGCGGTCGCCTATGCCCGGGAGCGCAAGACCTTCGGCAAGCCGCTCGCGCAGCACCAGGTCATCCGCCACAAGATCGTCGACATGGCGCAGAAGGTCGCAGCGTCCCAGGCGATGCTGGAGGTGCTGGCCTGGCGGCTCGAGCAGGGCGAAAGCCCGGTCGCCGAAATCTGCATGATGAAGAACCAGGCGACGCAGACCATGGCGTTCTGCGCCTCGGAAGCCGTGCAGATCTTCGGCGGCGCCGGCTTCATGCGCGGCATCAAGGCCGAGCGCATCTACCGCGAGGTCAAGGTCAACGCCATCGGCGGCGGCACCGAGGAGATCATGAAGGATCTGGCGAGCCGGCAGATGGGGTTGTGA
- a CDS encoding acyl-CoA synthetase, with translation MTVRYYDWIVHHGRRTPDKVAVIDLASERRFTYAQLDARVSRLASFLRHTLNVSRGDRVAVLALNTTDTLEVQFACGRLGAIFVPLNTRLTVPELQFITADCAPKVMIHDTDLTDTALAVAKLCGIATSLLLGPAGSYEAGIAAAKPIERAEEVTLDDVSTIMYTSGTTGHPKGATITHGMTFWNCVNLGGPACIGPSSVLLTVLPLFHTGGLNCYTNPVLHAGGTVMIMRAFDPGTALGLINDPAQGINVFFGVPAIYQFMAQHPSFPTTDLSRLIVGGVGGAPMPVPLLKVWEARGVALQQGYGMTETSPAVLVLDREDAARKAGSAGKPVLHTEVRIVRPDGSDADVGELGELWVKGPNITPGYWNRPEANKTSFTDGWLHTGDATRVDEEGFYYIVDRWKDMYISGGENVYPAEVENVLHQLDAIAEAAVIGIPDPQWGEVGLAIVAVKPGQKLTEAEVHTHCTTNLARFKCPRQIRFVEALPRNATGKIHKPTLRKEFSVASEVDKKAANA, from the coding sequence TTGACCGTTCGTTACTACGACTGGATCGTCCATCATGGCCGCCGCACGCCTGACAAGGTCGCGGTCATCGACCTCGCGAGCGAGCGCCGCTTCACCTATGCGCAGCTCGATGCCCGCGTCTCGCGCCTCGCCTCGTTCCTGCGCCACACGCTCAACGTCTCCCGCGGCGACCGCGTCGCGGTGCTGGCGCTGAACACCACCGATACGCTGGAGGTGCAGTTCGCCTGCGGGCGGCTAGGCGCCATCTTCGTGCCGCTGAACACCCGCCTCACCGTTCCCGAGCTGCAGTTCATCACGGCTGACTGCGCGCCGAAGGTGATGATCCACGACACCGACCTGACGGACACCGCCCTTGCCGTCGCAAAGCTCTGCGGCATCGCGACCAGCCTGCTGCTCGGCCCGGCCGGCAGCTATGAGGCCGGCATCGCCGCCGCAAAGCCGATCGAGCGCGCCGAGGAAGTCACCCTCGATGATGTCTCGACCATCATGTACACGTCGGGCACGACGGGGCATCCCAAGGGCGCGACCATTACTCATGGCATGACCTTCTGGAATTGCGTCAATCTCGGCGGCCCCGCCTGTATCGGCCCGTCGTCGGTGCTGCTCACCGTGCTGCCGCTGTTCCACACCGGCGGACTGAATTGCTACACCAATCCGGTGCTGCATGCCGGCGGCACCGTGATGATCATGCGCGCCTTCGATCCCGGCACCGCGCTCGGCCTGATCAACGATCCCGCGCAGGGCATCAACGTGTTCTTCGGCGTGCCTGCGATCTACCAGTTCATGGCGCAGCATCCGTCTTTCCCGACGACCGATCTCAGCCGGCTGATCGTCGGTGGCGTCGGCGGCGCGCCGATGCCGGTGCCGCTGCTCAAGGTCTGGGAGGCGCGCGGCGTTGCGCTCCAGCAGGGCTATGGCATGACTGAGACCTCGCCCGCCGTGCTGGTGCTCGACCGCGAGGATGCGGCGCGGAAAGCCGGCTCCGCCGGCAAGCCGGTGCTGCATACCGAGGTCCGCATCGTACGGCCCGACGGCAGCGATGCCGATGTGGGCGAGCTCGGTGAACTCTGGGTCAAGGGACCCAACATCACGCCGGGCTACTGGAACAGGCCGGAGGCGAACAAGACCTCCTTCACGGATGGCTGGCTGCATACGGGCGATGCCACGCGCGTCGACGAGGAGGGGTTCTACTACATCGTCGACCGCTGGAAGGACATGTACATTTCCGGCGGCGAGAACGTCTATCCGGCCGAGGTCGAGAACGTCCTGCACCAGCTCGATGCCATCGCTGAAGCTGCCGTGATCGGTATCCCCGATCCGCAATGGGGCGAGGTCGGTCTTGCCATCGTCGCGGTCAAGCCCGGCCAGAAGCTGACCGAGGCTGAAGTGCACACGCACTGCACAACCAATCTGGCGCGGTTCAAATGCCCGCGCCAGATCCGCTTCGTCGAGGCGCTGCCGCGCAACGCAACCGGCAAGATCCACAAGCCGACCTTGCGCAAGGAGTTCTCGGTAGCCTCCGAAGTCGACAAGAAAGCCGCCAACGCCTGA
- a CDS encoding glycosyltransferase family 2 protein — protein MQDGTGRYGGGSPLFSIIIPLEYHRGQWEQSWLGWTSQTADKSLYEIILVVPPDFRAREELKALAGDRARLEFTDSEHDIGLCAFGATKARGSHLFFTESHCWPEPGVIELCIRAIEAHPDWAGFSCHSVPICHNRLSVAEAAMYQADIEFGMKQHPWRKVLDQCFVTRRDVYWECGGLREELGHFAEWVLAAAYHAKGYAIGYLEEARFHHYYVGELGELKTFTLDFVQGEIRYLGEARRDPGSELLEVPVEWVEWAGFDVSLARAALNALVHDGFAGRGRKRPGEKLRAFRRWGALALCGDLGSRVAARLAVMQAYFGLCALMVIGQSEAIARSMRRYIAALIHLQRLECIRRIAGPAGPAARFLGDRVLGQAGFHALESSSGHIFRWSEPQAAVRIQGSAGRNTVRIQSPVLREPLREIGAHFYVNGARVDASAIAIGPDSYTLRLDLPPSGIAILAWSCPVFRGIGDPRRLGLSVASIEVSQDIGASIQP, from the coding sequence ATGCAGGACGGGACCGGGCGATACGGCGGCGGATCTCCGCTGTTCTCCATCATCATTCCGCTCGAATATCACCGCGGGCAATGGGAGCAGTCCTGGCTGGGTTGGACATCGCAGACCGCGGACAAGTCTCTCTACGAAATCATCCTGGTCGTGCCGCCCGATTTCAGGGCGCGCGAAGAGTTGAAGGCGCTGGCCGGTGACAGGGCTCGCCTCGAGTTCACCGACTCCGAACACGACATCGGGCTGTGCGCATTCGGCGCGACCAAGGCCCGCGGTAGCCATCTGTTCTTCACGGAGTCGCATTGTTGGCCCGAGCCCGGCGTGATCGAACTGTGCATCCGCGCTATCGAGGCTCATCCGGACTGGGCCGGCTTTTCCTGCCATTCGGTCCCGATCTGCCATAATCGGTTGTCCGTGGCAGAGGCTGCGATGTACCAGGCCGACATCGAGTTCGGCATGAAGCAGCATCCCTGGCGAAAAGTGCTCGATCAGTGCTTCGTGACGCGGCGGGACGTCTACTGGGAATGCGGAGGCTTGCGGGAGGAACTCGGCCATTTCGCCGAATGGGTACTGGCGGCAGCCTATCACGCGAAAGGCTATGCCATCGGTTATCTGGAAGAGGCGCGCTTCCATCACTATTACGTCGGCGAGCTCGGCGAACTGAAGACGTTCACGCTCGATTTCGTTCAGGGCGAGATTCGCTATCTCGGCGAGGCACGCCGTGATCCCGGCAGCGAGCTGCTCGAAGTTCCCGTTGAATGGGTCGAGTGGGCCGGATTCGACGTATCGCTCGCCCGCGCGGCGTTGAACGCGCTCGTGCATGACGGCTTTGCAGGTCGCGGCCGGAAGCGGCCTGGGGAAAAATTGCGCGCCTTCCGGCGCTGGGGTGCACTGGCGTTGTGCGGAGATCTCGGGTCGCGCGTCGCCGCGCGGCTGGCGGTGATGCAGGCGTATTTCGGTTTGTGCGCGCTGATGGTGATCGGACAGAGCGAAGCGATCGCACGCTCGATGAGACGCTACATCGCCGCGCTGATCCATCTGCAGCGGCTTGAATGCATTCGTCGCATTGCCGGACCAGCGGGGCCGGCGGCGAGATTCTTGGGAGATCGCGTTCTCGGACAAGCCGGCTTTCATGCCCTCGAATCGTCATCGGGGCACATCTTCCGCTGGAGCGAGCCGCAGGCTGCAGTCCGCATCCAGGGGAGCGCGGGCCGCAACACCGTTCGTATCCAAAGTCCAGTCTTGCGCGAGCCGCTGCGCGAGATCGGTGCGCATTTCTATGTCAACGGTGCGCGCGTGGATGCCTCTGCAATCGCAATCGGCCCAGACAGCTACACGCTGCGCCTCGACCTGCCGCCCTCAGGCATCGCGATCCTTGCATGGTCATGCCCCGTGTTCAGGGGCATCGGCGATCCCCGCCGCCTTGGCCTTTCTGTGGCGTCCATCGAGGTGAGCCAGGACATCGGAGCTTCAATTCAGCCCTGA
- a CDS encoding transcriptional regulator gives MQTQDKLTDKQLSDEQSREIAETIREELARRRISRQALAEQAKLSLSTLEKVLGGRRPFTLATTVRLEQALGVSLRKSVVVVTPPPANDVAPDSLGSYAHRAVSWLEDVYITLRPSFGDKDAIFAYRTEIAWEPKISSLVFREGDRTDAAYEHTGEVAVPHQSGFIYLVIIKHGQHRVITVSRPTVAGEMYGIISTLRAGPGSQLTPIAAPIAYVPLKNVPKPSLGRVAPDDANHALYRKHLRRTVEEPFALFLTV, from the coding sequence ATGCAGACGCAGGATAAACTCACCGACAAGCAGCTTTCGGACGAGCAAAGCCGCGAGATCGCCGAGACCATTCGCGAGGAGCTCGCCAGACGCCGGATCTCCCGGCAGGCGCTGGCCGAGCAGGCCAAGCTCAGCCTGTCGACATTGGAGAAGGTCCTTGGCGGCCGCCGACCGTTCACGCTGGCGACGACGGTCCGGCTGGAGCAGGCGCTGGGCGTCTCCTTGCGCAAGAGCGTCGTCGTGGTGACGCCGCCGCCCGCAAACGATGTCGCGCCTGACAGCCTTGGCTCCTATGCGCATCGCGCCGTGAGCTGGCTTGAGGACGTCTACATCACGCTGCGGCCGTCGTTCGGCGACAAGGATGCGATCTTCGCCTATCGCACCGAGATCGCCTGGGAGCCGAAAATCTCTTCGCTGGTCTTCCGCGAGGGCGATCGGACCGACGCCGCCTACGAGCACACCGGCGAGGTCGCCGTTCCCCATCAGTCCGGCTTCATCTACCTCGTCATCATCAAGCACGGCCAGCATCGCGTGATCACGGTGTCGCGGCCGACGGTTGCCGGCGAGATGTACGGCATCATCTCGACGCTGCGCGCGGGCCCCGGCTCGCAGCTCACGCCGATCGCGGCGCCGATCGCCTACGTGCCGCTCAAAAACGTCCCGAAGCCGTCCCTGGGACGCGTTGCGCCCGACGACGCCAACCATGCCTTGTATCGAAAGCACCTGCGACGCACGGTAGAAGAGCCATTCGCGCTGTTTTTGACGGTATAG
- a CDS encoding marine proteobacterial sortase target protein: MDTYDTAGNDEHPMLGRLMKLGLLLLAQGIAVMLMAFVALLVSFGASWSATAEQASLLQPGDARSGTLLLKDDGATTEAIRLGIDVDITVSGPTLRARVTQVFRNPTQNWVEATYVYPLATGGAVDTLKMVVGDRVIVGDIKERQQARLIYEEARRAGRKAALTEQERPNIFTNSVANIGPGETVLVQIEYQEPVHQSGNEYSLRLPLVVGPRYNPAPIVQSVDFRNDGSGWGTATSDPVPDRDRISPPVLDPAKDVPVNPTTITVRLKAGFALGEVRSHHHHVKIESPDSTARIITLADGAVPADRDFELTWKPAADKAPSVGLFREHVGDADYLLAFVTPPSAEQSTQKPLPREVVFVIDNSGSMGGTSIVQAKASLTYALSRLQPTDRFNVIRFDDTMDVLFPASVPADAAHVGEATSFVSALQARGGTEMVPAMRAALADKLGDAGMVRQVVFLTDGAIGNEQRLFETITAMRGRSRVFMVGIGSGPNTYLMTRAAELGRGAFTHIGSVEQVEERMRGLFAKLENPAVTGLTATFSEAKADVTPTIIPDVYHGEPLVLAARLDKLAGSLEIRGRVGDRPWSVTLPLQNAAEGNGLSKLWAKRKIGDAEVARAMRELAPEEADKTILALALDHQVVTRLTSLVAVDKTPSRPEGAPLKLSELPINLPAGWDFEKVFGERPPIPGQVRERHADARVSPAARRPTPAAPDAIRLPKTATSAELKMIGGFVLIVLALLLFVFNRRRLLLTNAA; the protein is encoded by the coding sequence ATGGACACCTACGACACCGCCGGCAACGACGAACACCCCATGCTGGGTCGGCTGATGAAGCTCGGATTGCTTCTTCTCGCGCAGGGCATCGCGGTGATGCTGATGGCGTTCGTGGCCCTGCTCGTCAGCTTCGGAGCGAGTTGGTCGGCGACGGCCGAGCAGGCCAGCCTGCTCCAGCCCGGCGATGCACGGTCCGGTACACTGCTCCTGAAGGACGACGGCGCCACCACGGAAGCAATCCGCCTTGGTATCGACGTCGACATCACGGTATCAGGCCCGACGCTGCGCGCCCGGGTCACTCAGGTCTTTCGCAATCCGACCCAGAACTGGGTCGAGGCAACCTATGTCTATCCGCTCGCGACCGGCGGCGCCGTCGATACGCTGAAGATGGTGGTCGGCGATCGCGTCATCGTCGGAGACATCAAGGAGCGGCAGCAGGCGCGCCTGATCTACGAAGAGGCGCGCCGTGCAGGTCGGAAAGCCGCTCTCACCGAGCAGGAGCGGCCGAACATCTTCACCAATTCGGTTGCCAATATCGGTCCCGGCGAAACCGTGCTGGTGCAGATCGAGTATCAGGAACCCGTGCATCAATCAGGCAACGAATATTCGCTCCGCCTGCCGCTCGTGGTCGGACCGCGCTACAATCCGGCGCCCATCGTTCAAAGTGTCGACTTCCGCAACGACGGATCGGGCTGGGGCACGGCGACGTCGGACCCGGTCCCGGACCGTGACCGCATTTCGCCGCCTGTGCTGGATCCGGCCAAAGACGTGCCGGTCAATCCGACCACCATCACGGTGCGCCTGAAGGCCGGCTTCGCGCTTGGCGAGGTCAGGAGTCACCACCACCACGTCAAGATCGAGAGCCCGGACAGCACGGCACGCATCATCACGCTCGCCGATGGCGCTGTTCCCGCCGACCGCGACTTCGAGCTGACCTGGAAGCCCGCCGCCGACAAAGCGCCGTCGGTCGGCCTGTTCCGAGAGCATGTCGGCGATGCCGATTACCTGCTCGCCTTCGTCACCCCGCCCAGCGCCGAGCAGTCGACACAAAAGCCACTGCCGCGAGAGGTCGTGTTCGTGATCGACAATTCGGGGTCGATGGGCGGCACGTCGATCGTCCAGGCCAAGGCGAGCCTCACTTATGCTCTCTCTCGGCTCCAGCCGACCGACCGTTTCAACGTCATCCGCTTTGACGATACCATGGACGTGCTGTTTCCGGCCTCCGTGCCGGCAGACGCTGCGCATGTCGGCGAGGCGACCTCGTTCGTGAGCGCGCTGCAGGCGCGCGGTGGCACCGAAATGGTGCCGGCGATGCGCGCCGCGCTCGCCGACAAGCTCGGCGACGCCGGCATGGTTCGCCAGGTCGTCTTCCTGACCGACGGTGCCATCGGCAACGAGCAGCGATTGTTCGAAACGATCACCGCGATGCGCGGTCGCTCGCGTGTCTTCATGGTCGGCATCGGGTCGGGGCCCAACACCTACCTGATGACACGCGCCGCCGAGCTCGGCCGTGGGGCCTTCACCCATATCGGGTCCGTCGAGCAGGTGGAGGAGCGCATGCGCGGCTTGTTCGCCAAGCTCGAAAATCCGGCCGTGACCGGCCTCACCGCGACATTCTCCGAAGCCAAGGCCGACGTCACCCCGACGATCATCCCCGACGTCTATCATGGCGAGCCGCTGGTGCTGGCGGCAAGGCTGGACAAGCTCGCGGGCTCGCTCGAGATCAGGGGGCGCGTCGGCGACCGTCCATGGTCGGTGACGCTGCCGCTGCAGAATGCCGCCGAAGGCAACGGCCTGTCGAAACTCTGGGCCAAGCGCAAGATCGGTGACGCCGAGGTGGCGCGCGCCATGCGGGAACTCGCGCCCGAGGAGGCCGACAAGACGATCCTGGCGCTGGCACTCGACCATCAGGTCGTCACGCGCCTGACCAGCCTTGTGGCTGTCGACAAGACGCCGAGCCGCCCCGAAGGCGCGCCGCTCAAGCTCAGCGAGCTGCCGATCAACCTGCCTGCCGGCTGGGATTTCGAGAAAGTGTTCGGCGAACGGCCGCCGATCCCGGGGCAGGTGCGTGAACGCCATGCCGATGCGCGCGTCTCGCCGGCCGCACGGCGTCCAACACCTGCGGCACCTGATGCGATCCGTCTGCCCAAGACGGCAACCTCAGCCGAGCTGAAAATGATCGGAGGCTTCGTCCTGATCGTGCTCGCCTTGTTGCTGTTCGTGTTCAACCGGCGTCGGCTCTTGCTCACCAACGCCGCTTGA
- a CDS encoding class GN sortase, which translates to MPRLSSPLVLALIGLILFGDGAYIHAKAWLAQILLERAFDRSLATGEVIKPWSWADTWPVARIEVKRIGASAIVLEGASGQALAFGPGHIHQTVDAGERGTAVYAGHRDTHFRFLRNVAVGDVIDVTRRDGKRFRYRADSSAVVRFDASGIDPTAQDVELVLTTCWPFDAVTEGPERYVLHAILIGTGE; encoded by the coding sequence ATGCCCCGCCTCTCATCTCCCCTGGTTCTGGCACTGATCGGCCTCATCCTGTTCGGCGACGGCGCCTATATCCATGCCAAGGCGTGGCTCGCGCAGATACTGCTGGAGCGCGCCTTCGACAGAAGCCTGGCAACGGGCGAGGTGATCAAGCCGTGGTCATGGGCCGACACCTGGCCGGTCGCGCGGATCGAGGTGAAGCGGATCGGAGCCAGCGCGATCGTGCTGGAAGGTGCGAGCGGACAGGCGCTTGCCTTTGGCCCCGGCCACATCCACCAAACGGTTGATGCCGGCGAGCGCGGCACCGCCGTATATGCTGGACATCGCGACACACATTTCCGCTTCCTGCGCAACGTCGCAGTTGGTGACGTGATCGATGTCACACGTCGTGACGGCAAACGCTTTCGCTATCGCGCGGATTCATCCGCCGTGGTCCGCTTCGATGCATCGGGCATCGATCCCACAGCGCAGGATGTCGAGCTCGTGCTCACGACCTGCTGGCCGTTCGACGCCGTCACCGAAGGTCCGGAACGATATGTCCTGCATGCCATCCTGATCGGAACGGGTGAATAG
- a CDS encoding glycosyltransferase: protein MDDEFRQRLEQRLEQLENRVALLERKQDLIAAGQRRSSLRSLWRRPPMWTFEQYPPRLLNLRTFPPAPSIEGNAPRIAIVTPSYNHAQYLNATIESIVSQNYPNLHYHVQDGASIDGTTDLLKSCGDGISWKSEPDSGQSNAINLGFADIDCEIMAYLNSDDMLLPGTLAYVANYFTSHPQVDIVYGHRVFVDREGLEVGRAVLPPHDGHALQYADYIPQETMFWRKRVWDKIGPIDEGFHYAMDWDFILRAQAAGFRFVRLPRFLACFRIHDAQKTAATYAIGVKEMGILRRRVLGYDPTQMQIRRAIAPYLARQVVFHYAYKLSLLRY, encoded by the coding sequence ATGGACGACGAGTTCAGGCAGCGCCTCGAACAACGATTGGAGCAACTCGAAAATCGCGTCGCGCTCCTGGAAAGGAAGCAGGATCTCATCGCCGCCGGGCAAAGACGATCCTCACTGCGGAGCCTCTGGCGGCGCCCGCCGATGTGGACTTTCGAGCAGTATCCCCCGCGACTGCTCAATCTGAGGACTTTCCCGCCGGCTCCCTCGATCGAGGGGAATGCACCGCGGATCGCGATCGTCACGCCGAGCTACAACCATGCGCAATATCTCAACGCCACGATCGAGAGCATCGTCAGTCAGAACTATCCGAACCTGCATTATCACGTGCAGGATGGCGCCTCGATCGATGGTACGACAGATCTCCTGAAAAGCTGCGGCGACGGCATCAGCTGGAAGAGCGAACCTGACAGCGGGCAGTCGAACGCCATTAATCTGGGCTTTGCGGACATCGACTGCGAGATCATGGCCTATCTCAACAGCGACGACATGTTGCTGCCAGGAACGCTGGCCTATGTCGCCAACTACTTCACGTCGCATCCGCAGGTCGACATCGTCTATGGCCATCGCGTCTTCGTCGACCGCGAAGGTCTCGAGGTCGGCCGCGCCGTGCTGCCGCCCCATGACGGGCACGCGCTGCAATATGCCGACTATATCCCCCAGGAGACGATGTTCTGGCGCAAGCGCGTGTGGGACAAGATCGGGCCGATCGACGAAGGCTTCCATTACGCGATGGATTGGGACTTCATCCTGCGAGCGCAGGCCGCCGGATTCAGATTCGTGCGTCTGCCGCGATTTCTCGCCTGCTTCCGAATCCATGACGCCCAGAAGACGGCAGCAACCTACGCGATCGGCGTCAAGGAGATGGGCATCCTGCGGCGCCGCGTTCTCGGCTACGATCCGACCCAGATGCAGATCCGCCGCGCCATCGCCCCCTATCTCGCGCGCCAGGTCGTCTTTCACTATGCCTACAAGCTGAGCCTGCTGCGGTACTGA